CAGTTTCAATTGGACCGGGGTCTTTTACTGGCTTAAGAATCGGAATCACTACAGCAAAAATATTGGGTAGAATTTTTCAGATACCTGTTAAAGGAATATCTACTTTAGAAATAATGGCAGCCGGAGTTGAATCAAACTATATACTCTCGATGTTGGATGCCAGACGTCAAAGAATATATTATTCTTTTTATAAATCTAACTTTGAAAATAATAATTATTTACCAGAAAAGATATTAGGGGCAGCCAGTGCCCAAATTTCTGAAATGCCAGATTTATTAAATAATTTTAAGAAAGAAGAAATTACTGTTATCGGTGAAAAAACAACAGAGGTTAGTGAAGTTTTAAAAGAAAATAAATTCATTATAAATAAATGTGCGTCGGAAAAAAATATACCAAGAGCAGCTGTTTTAGCTCGTCTTGGCAGAGATTATATAAGTTTAGGTCAGGAAGATAATATTTATGAGTTAAAACCAGCTTATCTAAAAAAGCCACAGGCAGAAATAGATTGGCAGCAAAAATATAGCAATAATTGATATGGGAGTGGAAAAAGTGGAGTT
Above is a window of Halanaerobium saccharolyticum subsp. saccharolyticum DSM 6643 DNA encoding:
- the tsaB gene encoding tRNA (adenosine(37)-N6)-threonylcarbamoyltransferase complex dimerization subunit type 1 TsaB, which produces MLILGIDTSTDNLGLALMEDDQLKGEYNLSLKRKHSEKLLPLIEQIFSLLEIKPTDLEAAAVSIGPGSFTGLRIGITTAKILGRIFQIPVKGISTLEIMAAGVESNYILSMLDARRQRIYYSFYKSNFENNNYLPEKILGAASAQISEMPDLLNNFKKEEITVIGEKTTEVSEVLKENKFIINKCASEKNIPRAAVLARLGRDYISLGQEDNIYELKPAYLKKPQAEIDWQQKYSNN